In the Engystomops pustulosus chromosome 2, aEngPut4.maternal, whole genome shotgun sequence genome, one interval contains:
- the SMPDL3B gene encoding acid sphingomyelinase-like phosphodiesterase 3b, translated as MRSVIFQILAAYIVFTSSERGYFWHLTDLHLDPNYTVTTDPGKVCPSAGDQPVPGAGKWGNYLCDSPGSLINSSIYAMKTILPNPDFILWTGDDTPHVPNEKLGEKVVLDIVEWLTTLISEVFPGTKVYAALGNHDFHPKNQLPAQNNSIYYQVSELWRPWLNQESIPTFQKGAFYSEQAVKLENMGRIVVLNTNLYYDSNSITANMEDPGDQFVWLENQLSDASQKGEKVYIVGHVPPGYFEKKRGKPWFRENFNKRYIEIIQKYNKVIQGQFFGHHHTDSFRMFYSDSGDPIGSMFIAPGVSPWKTTLPGVINGANNPGIRMFEYDRKSLQVLDMVTYYLNLTFANLESPRWEKEYRLTEAFLVPDGSPQSMHKVLEKISTNHCYLQKYYEYNSVSYDLETCGESCKIDHVCAIREVDFTKYNECLKNGNSSLKLLSPIALMIMMLICLFLK; from the exons ATGAGATCTGTCATCTTTCAGATTCTTGCAGCCTATATTGTTTTCACCTCATCAGAAAGAG GTTACTTCTGGCACTTGACAGACCTGCATTTAGACCCTAACTACACAGTGACCACAGACCCTGGTAAAGTGTGTCCATCTGCAGGGGACCAGCCAGTACCAGGGGCAGGAAAATGGGGAAATTATCTGTGTGACTCTCCAGGTTCCCTCATTAACTCATCCATATATGCAATGAAAACTATCTTGCCTAACCCGGACTTCATACTGTGGACTGG GGATGACACCCCACATGTACCTAATGAAAAACTGGGTGAGAAAGTTGTTTTGGATATTGTGGAATGGCTGACAACTCTAATCTCAGAGGTATTTCCAG GAACCAAAGTTTATGCTGCCTTAGGAAATCATGATTTTCACCCTAAAAACCAACTGCCTGCACAAAACAATTCTATTTATTATCAGGTGTCAGAACTTTGGAGACCATGGCTCAATCAAGAATCCATACCTACTTTTCAAAAAG GAGCATTTTACAGTGAGCAGGCTGTGAAACTAGAAAATATGGGCCGTATTGTCGTTCTAAATACAAATTTATACTATGACTCCAATAGTATCACAGCCAATATGGAGGATCCAGGTGACCAATTTGTTTGGCTAGAAAACCAATTATCAGATGCTTCTCAAAAGGGAGAaaag GTTTACATTGTGGGACATGTGCCTCCAGGATATTTTGAAAAGAAACGTGGGAAGCCTTGGTTCAGGGAAAACTTCAACAAACGGTATATAGAGATTATTCAGAAATACAACAAAGTGATACAGGGACAGTTTTTTGGACATCACCACACAGACTCTTTCCGAATGTTCTACAGTGACTCAG GTGATCCGATTGGCAGCATGTTTATTGCTCCTGGAGTATCTCCCTGGAAAACTACTTTACCAGGGGTAATTAATGGAGCTAATAATCCTGGAATCAGAATGTTTGAGTATGACCGGAAGAGCCTTCAGGTTCTA GATATGGTCACTTACTACTTGAATTTAACATTTGCAAATCTCGAGTCTCCTAGATGGGAGAAGGAGTATCGTCTAACAGAAGCGTTTTTAGTTCCTGATGGATCTCCACAGTCTATGCACAAAGTACTAGAAAAAATATCTACTAACCACTGCTACCTACAAAAGTATTATGAATATAACTCAGTCAGCTATGATTTGGAAACATGTGGCGAGTCTTGTAAAATTGATCATGTGTGTGCCATTCGTGAAGTGGACTTCACTAAGTATAATGAATGTCTTAAGAATGGAAACTCATCTTTAAAGCTTCTCTCCCCTATAGCTCTGATGATCATGATGCTAATATGTCTGTTTCTGAAGTAA